CACAGCCAAGCCGGGACGCACTCCGGGCGCCTTTTGAGAGGCCAGCACAATAATCAGCCGGGGTTATCCAACGGTGAGGCCCGACATCGACAGGCTGGATGCCTCAGAAGAGGGTTTCTGTGAGGCCCGGTGTCGATCATAGCTCCTTGCTAATCCAGCCGCTCGGGCCACGCTAAAACCATGTCGGAGAAGATACAGGAAACTGTACTGAATGCACTGGGCAGGCTGTCCGACTGCTCGATGGGCTGGGCAGCGCTCGCGCTGATGCTGTTCGTGCTTCCCGGCCGAGCGTGGGCGCAGGACGGCTGGTACATAGAGATGCAGCTGGGAGTCGCGGCCGCCCCGGAAATGAACGTGAAGACCGGAGGGCTGGATGATTGGTCATCGTCCGATGTGTCATCGGTCCGGTGTGACGTGACCCTGAACCCCGACCGCGTTCAGGTCGAGCCGGGAGTGTGCAGCGATGTCCCCTTACCCTGGGGGCCTCTGGAGGAGTCGTTCGATGGAGGTGCGGGTATCCTGGCCGGGATGGTCCTGGGGTATCGCTTGCGCAGCTTGAGCGTCGAAGGCGAGTACGTGTACCGCAGCACCGCCCACGACGACACGGCGGTGCCCTATGGCCCCGCGACGAGCTACGATCCCGCCAGGGATGCGGCGTTCGACACGGTCCGGGATGCCCTTGACGACGTGATGTCGCACAGCGCCTTTGCCAACCTGTACTACCACTTCCGCTCCGGCTCGAAGGTTGCCCCGTACCTTGGAGTGGGAGTTGGCTTTTCGGACGTATCGGTCGAGTACCGGACGCTATGGCACCGAACCCGGACCATCGAGAACATCAGTATCTTCGATCCGGCAGGCGAACGGGGAGAGGAAATGAACAGGAGGCTCCTGGGCACGAATACCATTGACCGGGCGAAACTATCGGACTTGCTGCTCGGCTATCAGGTCGTCGCCGGTCTGGATTATCGGATCGGCGCCCGGGTCACCCTTGGCTTCAAGCTTCGATGGGCGGGCTTCGGCCAATTCGATGACGAATCGGAGTATGACTCCCTGCGCGGCCATGCGTCCGTGGCCGGTAATCCGCCGGCGCCTGTTACGTACTATGTAAGGACGGAGGACATCGGGTTCCTGGCTTTCAGCCTCGGCATGAAGTCCCGCTTCTGACCGGTAGACGGAGGCCGGTCATACGCTGAACCGTGGACCGATCACGTCAAGGCGAGTCGTTGCCCCCCTGCTCCAGCACCTCCACCGCCTTCCGCATCCTCCGCACACAGACTTCCCTCCCCAGCACTTCCATCATCTCGAAAAGGCTCGGACCGCCGGAAACGCCGCTCACCGCAAGACGGACCGGATGAATGATGCGCCCCGCCCCGACGCCCCGCTCCCCGGCAAGCGCCCGCAGCATCTCCTCCGCCTGCTCCGCATCGAAAACGGAGGCGGCCTCCAGCCCGTCCGCATAGGCGCTCAAAAGCGCTGCCGAATCCTCCTTCCACCGCTTTTTGACAGCCCCTTCGTCATACGCGGTCGGATCTTCGAAGAAATACCCTCCCGTGTCCGCAAGGTCCTTCGCAAACGTGAGCCGGGGCTGCATGAGCGCCGCGATCCGGCGCTGGCGCGCCTGGTCCTCGAATAAACCGGCCGTCGAATCGCTGCGAAGGTCCAGGAGATAGGGGTGCGCGCGCTCCAGCAATTCATCGACGGAAAATCCCCGAATGTACTGCTGGTTGAACCAGTTGAGCTTGTTCACATCGAATTGCACGCCCCCGCCGTTGATCCGATCGGGCGAAAACAGCTCCGCCATCTCATCGAGCGAAAAAATCTCCCTGTCATCACCGGGATTCCACCCCAGAAGCCCCAGGAAGTTGACGACCGCCTCCGGTTCGTACCCGCCCCACCAGCATTGCTCTACGGTTACCGGCAAGCCCTGCTTTTCGGCATGCCGCTTGGACAGTTTGCCCTTGCCGCCCGGGTTCATGATGAGCGGCATATGCGCCATTTCAGGCGGCTCCCAGCCGAAGGCCCGGTACAGCAGGATGTGCTTCGGCGTCGAGGAAAGCCATTCCTCCCCGCGAATCACGTGCGTAATCCGCATCTCGTGATCGTCCACGACATTGGCAAGGTGATACGTCGGCATGCCGTCGGACTTGATCAGCACCTGGTCGTCGATGCCCCCGGTCGAAAAAGAAACCTTCCCCCGGATGAGGTCCTGGAACGTGATGCGCTCTCCGGGATCCACCTTCAGGCGCACGACATGCGCGTCCCCCCGCTCGAGGCGCCGGCGCACCTCTTCGCCGGAAAGCCCGAGCGAATTCGTCATCTCCCCTCTTGTGGCCGCATCGTACTGCGGCGAGGGGTTCTCTTCCGTGGCGAACCGCTTGCGCATGGCCTCGATTTCTTCCGGCGTATCGAAGGCGTAATAGGCATGCCCCCCCTCGATCAGTCGTTGCGCATACAGGGCGTACATAACTTGTCGCTCCGACTGGCGGTAGGGGCCGAAGGCGCCCCCCTGTTCCGGCCCCTCGTCCGGCTGGATACCGGCCCATTCGAGACTCGACAGGATGTCCCGTTCGGCTTCCGGCACGAACCGCGCCCGGTCGGTATCCTCTATGCGCAGCACGAAGGTACCGCCGCGGCTGCATGCAAAGAAGTAATTGAAGAGCGCCGTGCGGAGCCCGCCAATGTGAAGAGACCCCGTGGGGCTGGGTGCAAAACGGACCCGGACTTTCGACGTAGAAGGTGCAGTCATATCAGAACGTGCAGGGCACATAGGGAGACCATGTGCGGCAAGCAATAATTAGCGGAGAAGATCGTTTTCAACAGAATTTTGATCGGGTAAGAAAAGGAACCGTATCCGCCTGTGTGCGTCCACGTCGGTTCGAATCCGAACGGTCAGCGGAACGGAAAAAACGAACCGGGCCCGGTTGCGCAAGATACACGGATAAAACCCCCGAAAAAAACGCGACACAGCCCCTGCTCGTATACGAAAGAAAACACAGGAAGATACGCACGCCACAGCGCCACAGCATGTTTAGTCGATCAAAACCGATTTCCCGGGCCGTTTCGGCCGCATTATTCATTGGACTTTCTTTTGCCGCAGGATGCGGATTACTGTCCCGCACGGCGCCCGTTCCCGGCGCAGACAACCCTGAGGTCGTAGCCTCCTTTGACGGAGAATTGTTTACGCTCGAGGATTTCGAGGCCAATTACGCCCCTCATTCAGGCAGCGACGCCGACCCCGCTGCCGATTCGCTGGCCTCCTACCGCGATTTTCTCGAGCGGTACGTCGATTTCCGCCTGAAAGTGGCTGCCGCCAGGGAAGCGGGCATGGATACGCGGGCGGACATCCTCGAAGAAATCCAGTCCTACCGGTTGCGGCTCGCCCGCCCCTTCCTGATGGAAAAGGAAATCATCGATCCGATCATCCGCACCCTGCACGAACGACGGCAGGAAATGATCGACGTAAGTCACATTCTACTTTCCATACAGGAAAACGCCCCTGCGGAGGATACGCTCGCAGCATACCTCCGGATGCAGGCCCTGCGCGATTCGGTGCTTCAGGGAGTCGATTTTGGCGAGCTTGCGTTCCGCCACTCGCAGGATCCCTCCGCGCAAGGCCCTCCGGACGCGCGGGGCGCCCGGGGCCGGCTCGGATTCTTCACGGGAGGAGACCTCGTCGAGCCTTTCGAATCGTTCACCTACGACACACCCGTCGGGGGGCTTTCCCCGGTGTTCCGGACCCGCTTCGGATACCACATGCTGATGGTGCACGAACGCAGACCCGCCGAACCGGGTATCCGGATTGCGCACATCATGATTCGCCATGCGGGGCCGCCCGGAGATTCCACGAATGCCCTTGTACGGGCGGAAGCGCTTAAAATACAACTCGACGAAGGGGCCGATTTCGCGGAGCTCGCAGTGGAGCATTCCGAAGACATGATGTCCGCCGGCCGCGGAGGAGACATCGGGTCCATCAACTATTCCACGCCGGTCCCCGAAACCTTCAAGGAAGCCGCTTACTCGCTTGCGGAACCCGGTGACATAACCGGCCCGGTAGAGACCTCTTTCGGGATCCACATTATTCAGTTGACGGAACGCGGGGAACTGCCTTCTTTCGAGGAAGCCTACGAGGATCTGAAAACCCTGGCGGGCCAGTTGCCGCGCACGGGCCTGGCCGAAGAAGCGCTTGCGCAAGACATTATCCAGACGAGACAGGGACATATCGACACCACACTCGTCCTGAATGCTTTCGCCGGCCTTCCCCCCGATTCGATTCTGATTCTGCCGAACGGCGGCCTCGACGAATCGGCCCTCGCCGATACGTTCTTCGTGCTCGGCGACTCGACCTGGACGCTCGGACATCTTGCCGAAACGGCGGGCAGCCTTGGCAACCGCTCCGGATCCGACACCGAGAGCACCGTGCGTGAACTCGTTTCGTCGTTCGTTACCGAGGCAACGCTGGATGCGGAAGCGGCCCGGCTCGAGGAACGCGACGCCGAATTCGGCAGAATCATGCAGGAGTTTCGCGACGGGCTCGTGCTGTTTGCGCTGATGGAAGACTCGGTATGGACAGCCGCCGACCAGGATTCGGCCGCCCTGCGCGCCCACTACGCCATACAGCCGGAAGCATACCAATGGCCGGACCGCATCCGGGCCATCTCCCTGCAAAGCGCTTCGGATTCTCTTCTGCAGGACGCCGCCGCGCGTTTCGACGCAGGCGCCTCGATAGCGGACATCCATGCCCTCTACGCCGCCGATACGCTGTATACGCTGCACGCGGATACGACACTGATCGCCGATTCGTCCGGCTCCGTCTACGATCGCATACTGGACTTGAGCGAAGGCGAACGCACGGAAATTCTTGCCCTGCGGAGCCGGCGCATCATTCTTGTGCATGACGGAATAGAATCCGCCCGTCCGAAAACCTTCGAGGAAGCCCGAACCGAGATCGTAAGCGAGCACCAGAACGTACTGGAAGAACGCCTGCTTGCGCGCCTCAGGGAGCGCTACAATGCGCATACCTTCCCGGACAGGCTCGTGCGGGCTTTCAGAGAGGAATCGCCCCCCATGGAGCATTCCGACACGCCCACAGCCCCTTAGGGCCTGTTAACACTATGCAGCGGCGCGCTGCGGGGCCTAAAAGCATGGGAAATCTTTCCCCTTACAAACGCTGGCTGTTTCTCGCCGGGCTATGTGCAGGAGCGGCGGCGCCGTTTCTTTACGGCTGTGTGGAAAAAACGGAGCCGCGGGAATACGTGGCTCGCGTCGAGGACCGGTATCTTTTCGAGGAAGATATCGAACGCACCATGGGAAGCATCGCCATGATCGGGGACCCCTCGGAAATGCGGATGCAGATCATCGACCAGTGGCTCGCCACGGAAGTGCTGTACCGGGAAGCGCTCCGGCGGGGACTTGCGGAAAACGCCGAAGTACAGCGCCGCCTGGACGAAAGCGAGCGATCCGTGCTGGTGAACTCGTTTATCGAATCCTTCTATCAGGAAAATTCCCCGGCTCCCTCCGCGGAAGAAACCCTGACATACTTCGAGCAGCACAAGGAACAGCTCCGGTTGCGCGAACCCTTCGTGCGGGTCCGGCATCTTCGCGCCGGGACGTTCGAGGAGGCAAGAGAAGCCCAACTCGCGCTCCGGAACGCCCCTGTAGCGGAACGGGATTCGGTATGGACCCTCTGGGCCGACACGCTCGGAACCGGCCCGTCCGCGTCGGACACGCTGTTTGCCCCTCCCGTTTCCGCGCACGATCACTACCCCGAAAGCCGCCTTTTCGGGAACCGGCCGCAGCTGCGGCAAACGCTGGCGAACCTGAGCAATGAACAAACCGCGGCCGTCATCGAAAGCGATTCCGCATACCATGTCCTCCAGTTGGCGGAGCGCATACCGGCGGGAAGCATCCCCGAACAGGAGTGGATCCAGCCCGAACTCGAGCGCCAGCTCATCCTGCAGAACCGGAAACAGTTGTATGCGCGTCTGGTTCAACGTTTAAGAAATGAGGCCCTTGCACGCGAAGAGCTCGATAGTCCATAATATCTCGCGATAATATTTCGTGCGGCGTGGCGTTTCTTCGTTGTTCCAATTCCTGCCTGGCGCATTCATGTCCTTGCACCCGATGAAACCCGCCGCGTGCGCATGCACGGCCTTTCTTCTTGTATGCGTTCTTTTATGCGCGGCGCTGACTCCCTTCGCGGTTTCGCCGGCCCATGCGCAGGAAGGCGATGTGATCGACGAGATCGTCGCCGTGGTCAGTGACCAGATTGTGCTCAAATCCGAGGTAGACGCCATAGTGGCCAACTATCTCCAGCAGCAGCGCGTCCCCTACTCCGAAGCCCTCTGGATGGATGCCCTGAATGAACTGATCGGACAGGAGATCCTGAAGGTGGCCGCCCGCCGCGACACCAACATCACCGTACAGGAAGAGCAGGTCGATCAGGCGCTCAATCAGCGTATCGAGCTCATGGCGTCCCAGGTGGGCGGCGAGCAGATGCTGGAAGAATTGTACGGGCGGAGCATTGTGCGTATCCGGGCGGACCTGCGGGACGAATTGCGCGACCAGTTACTGGCGGATCAGCTTCGTCAGTCCAAAATCCAGAACGTGCGCATTACGCCCACGGAGGCGGAGGAATGGTTCGATCAGTTTCCCGCCGATTCCCTGCCGGTCATCCCCCATGTGGTGCGGCTGAACCATATCGTGCGCTTTCCCGAACTGACGGAAGAAGCCCGTGAGGAGGCCCGGGAGATCATCACCGCGATTCGCGATTCCATCGTAACGGGCGGCGGATCGTTCGAAGAAATGGCGCAGCAGTTTTCGGAAGACCCCGGCTCGGCAAG
This Bacteroidetes bacterium SB0662_bin_6 DNA region includes the following protein-coding sequences:
- a CDS encoding outer membrane beta-barrel protein; amino-acid sequence: MSEKIQETVLNALGRLSDCSMGWAALALMLFVLPGRAWAQDGWYIEMQLGVAAAPEMNVKTGGLDDWSSSDVSSVRCDVTLNPDRVQVEPGVCSDVPLPWGPLEESFDGGAGILAGMVLGYRLRSLSVEGEYVYRSTAHDDTAVPYGPATSYDPARDAAFDTVRDALDDVMSHSAFANLYYHFRSGSKVAPYLGVGVGFSDVSVEYRTLWHRTRTIENISIFDPAGERGEEMNRRLLGTNTIDRAKLSDLLLGYQVVAGLDYRIGARVTLGFKLRWAGFGQFDDESEYDSLRGHASVAGNPPAPVTYYVRTEDIGFLAFSLGMKSRF
- a CDS encoding glutamate--tRNA ligase, whose protein sequence is MTAPSTSKVRVRFAPSPTGSLHIGGLRTALFNYFFACSRGGTFVLRIEDTDRARFVPEAERDILSSLEWAGIQPDEGPEQGGAFGPYRQSERQVMYALYAQRLIEGGHAYYAFDTPEEIEAMRKRFATEENPSPQYDAATRGEMTNSLGLSGEEVRRRLERGDAHVVRLKVDPGERITFQDLIRGKVSFSTGGIDDQVLIKSDGMPTYHLANVVDDHEMRITHVIRGEEWLSSTPKHILLYRAFGWEPPEMAHMPLIMNPGGKGKLSKRHAEKQGLPVTVEQCWWGGYEPEAVVNFLGLLGWNPGDDREIFSLDEMAELFSPDRINGGGVQFDVNKLNWFNQQYIRGFSVDELLERAHPYLLDLRSDSTAGLFEDQARQRRIAALMQPRLTFAKDLADTGGYFFEDPTAYDEGAVKKRWKEDSAALLSAYADGLEAASVFDAEQAEEMLRALAGERGVGAGRIIHPVRLAVSGVSGGPSLFEMMEVLGREVCVRRMRKAVEVLEQGGNDSP
- a CDS encoding peptidyl-prolyl cis-trans isomerase, which produces MFSRSKPISRAVSAALFIGLSFAAGCGLLSRTAPVPGADNPEVVASFDGELFTLEDFEANYAPHSGSDADPAADSLASYRDFLERYVDFRLKVAAAREAGMDTRADILEEIQSYRLRLARPFLMEKEIIDPIIRTLHERRQEMIDVSHILLSIQENAPAEDTLAAYLRMQALRDSVLQGVDFGELAFRHSQDPSAQGPPDARGARGRLGFFTGGDLVEPFESFTYDTPVGGLSPVFRTRFGYHMLMVHERRPAEPGIRIAHIMIRHAGPPGDSTNALVRAEALKIQLDEGADFAELAVEHSEDMMSAGRGGDIGSINYSTPVPETFKEAAYSLAEPGDITGPVETSFGIHIIQLTERGELPSFEEAYEDLKTLAGQLPRTGLAEEALAQDIIQTRQGHIDTTLVLNAFAGLPPDSILILPNGGLDESALADTFFVLGDSTWTLGHLAETAGSLGNRSGSDTESTVRELVSSFVTEATLDAEAARLEERDAEFGRIMQEFRDGLVLFALMEDSVWTAADQDSAALRAHYAIQPEAYQWPDRIRAISLQSASDSLLQDAAARFDAGASIADIHALYAADTLYTLHADTTLIADSSGSVYDRILDLSEGERTEILALRSRRIILVHDGIESARPKTFEEARTEIVSEHQNVLEERLLARLRERYNAHTFPDRLVRAFREESPPMEHSDTPTAP
- a CDS encoding peptidyl-prolyl cis-trans isomerase; this encodes MGNLSPYKRWLFLAGLCAGAAAPFLYGCVEKTEPREYVARVEDRYLFEEDIERTMGSIAMIGDPSEMRMQIIDQWLATEVLYREALRRGLAENAEVQRRLDESERSVLVNSFIESFYQENSPAPSAEETLTYFEQHKEQLRLREPFVRVRHLRAGTFEEAREAQLALRNAPVAERDSVWTLWADTLGTGPSASDTLFAPPVSAHDHYPESRLFGNRPQLRQTLANLSNEQTAAVIESDSAYHVLQLAERIPAGSIPEQEWIQPELERQLILQNRKQLYARLVQRLRNEALAREELDSP
- a CDS encoding peptidylprolyl isomerase, translated to MSLHPMKPAACACTAFLLVCVLLCAALTPFAVSPAHAQEGDVIDEIVAVVSDQIVLKSEVDAIVANYLQQQRVPYSEALWMDALNELIGQEILKVAARRDTNITVQEEQVDQALNQRIELMASQVGGEQMLEELYGRSIVRIRADLRDELRDQLLADQLRQSKIQNVRITPTEAEEWFDQFPADSLPVIPHVVRLNHIVRFPELTEEAREEAREIITAIRDSIVTGGGSFEEMAQQFSEDPGSASLGGRIEDTSLGDLVPEFGAVASRIPVGDVSQVFESPFGYHIVRVNDRRGEIVDFNHILIRIDDSEIDPSETIAFLTAVRDSALQLDVPFERLAKLHSQEESSAQLGGRVVDPRSGERDLVRENLGPLWLATLDTLEIGEISRPTPVQLENPRQAYHIVQLVLSQEEHIVSLETDYDRIEQFALQEKRALWMQDYIETLREEIYVDLRGKARSVGMVEL